One Schistocerca nitens isolate TAMUIC-IGC-003100 chromosome 1, iqSchNite1.1, whole genome shotgun sequence DNA segment encodes these proteins:
- the LOC126235689 gene encoding transcription elongation factor 1 homolog, translating to MGRRKSKRKPPPKRKAIEPLDLQFNCPFCNHEKSCDVKMDKGRNTARITCRVCLEDFQTSINCLSEPIDVYNDWIDACETAN from the exons atgggccgacgaaaAAGCAAGAGGAAACCTCCGCCGAAGAGAAAGGCGATCGAACCTTTGGATCTGCAATTTAATTGCCCTTTCTGTAATCATGAAAAGTCATGCGACGTTAAAAT GGACAAAGGAAGAAATACGGCGCGAATAACGTGTCGTGTTTGCCTCGAGGATTTTCAGACATCGATAAATTGCTTATCAGAACCCATAGACGTTTATAACGACTGGATTGATGCATGTGAAACTGCAAACTGA